Proteins from a genomic interval of Marmota flaviventris isolate mMarFla1 chromosome 8, mMarFla1.hap1, whole genome shotgun sequence:
- the Il12a gene encoding interleukin-12 subunit alpha — MCPSARSLLLLASLVLLEHLGSARNLPRSTPVPAVSQECHNLSQTLLSTVDSALQNAIEILEYYPCSAEEVNHEDITKNRTNTVKACLPQELAQNENCLASRETSFIIKGSSLTSGRTSWNTTLCFSSIYEDLKMYQLELKAINEKLLMDPKGQIYEDKALLAAVDYLMQAVNVNNETVPQTPSPEAPSPNLYRTKTKLCILLHALRIRAVTINRVMSYLNSS, encoded by the exons ATGTGTCCATCAGCGCGCA GCCTCCTTCTCCTGGCCTCCCTTGTCCTCCTGGAGCATCTTGGTTCTGCCAGGAACCTCCCCAGGAGCACCCCAGTCCCAGCAGTGTCCCAGGAGTGCCACAACCTCTCCCAAACCCTGCTGAGCACTGTGGACAGTGCCCTACAGAAC GCCATAGAAATCCTAGAGTATTATCCCTGCAGTGCTGAAGAGGTCAATCATGAAGATATCACCAAGAACAGAACCAACACAGTGAAGGCCTGCTTGCCCCAGGAACTAGCCCAG AATGAAAACTGCCTGGCTTCCAGAGAGACCTCTTTTATAATT AAGGGGAGCAGCCTGACCTCGGGGAGGACCTCCTGGAATACG ACGCTGTGCTTTAGTAGTATCTATGAGGACTTGAAGATGTACCAGCTGGAGCTCAAGGCCATCAATGAAAAGCTGTTGATGGATCCTAAGGGGCAGATCTATGAAGATAAAGCCCTGCTGGCTGCTGTGGATTACCTGATGCAG GCCGTGAATGTCAACAATGAGACTGTGCCTCAGACACCTTCCCCTGAAGCACCTTCCCCTAATTTGTATAGAACGAAAACCAAGCTCTGCATACTTCTTCATGCTCTGCGAATCCGGGCGGTGACCATCAACAGGGTGATGAGCTATCTGAATTCTTCTTAG